Proteins encoded in a region of the Cataglyphis hispanica isolate Lineage 1 chromosome 14, ULB_Chis1_1.0, whole genome shotgun sequence genome:
- the LOC126854424 gene encoding tRNA-splicing endonuclease subunit Sen2, translated as MNLREPRKKKRTKLKPQFPFPIPLDETQEWPVYTAHLTDMGSCILEPEEINAVHSMGFFGKGSLSRSYPSFGKARYGTPPVVRNRQWLRRQKWLKEVKELNSASSNYEVKICDKEDSKTSAECEEENISNSKEENGDVIEIPLNCNENKNKQRNENEIINDIEIDEVILDSAEEDDVCVIVNNQKFDNTKNSSKINDKNYSEEKKEEEELCELNYYDFKSDCANEDNQHEKLLVLPDSDSDTEDYLKDIKPRIESEGFPIREALHLTFEETFFLLFGLGCLQVVHFDGNLLDINNAWLYFCKEKPDFLQKYVVYHYYRSKGWVVKPALKYGGDFLLYKEGPPFFHASYIVIVEVANADSLVIDSTLSTKSTWNSLFGLQRLSETAAKEILFAQVLWPLSVPQDLSATSPEILSEFTVRELLWRRWNPKQHREDVPTEDEDSC; from the exons atGAATTTGCGAGAaccaagaaagaaaaaaagaacaaaattgaAACCACAGTTTCCGTTTCCTATTCCATTGGATGAAACACAAGAGTGGCCAGTGTATACAGCACATCTCACAGATATGGGGTCATGCATACTTGAACCTGAAGAAATCAATGCAGTGCATTCTATG GGATTTTTTGGTAAAGGATCATTGTCACGCAGTTATCCATCTTTTGGTAAAGCGAGATATGGAACACCGCCAGTTGTTCGGAATAGACAGTGGCTTCGTAGGCAAAAATGGCTGAAAGAAGTCAAGGAGTTGAATTCTGCCTCTTCCAATTACGAAG TGAAAATCTGTGATAAAGAAGACAGTAAAACAAGTGCTGAATGCGAAGAGGAAAACATTTCAAATAGCAAGGAAGAGAACGGAGATGTCATCGAGATTCCACTGAAttgcaatgaaaataaaaataaacaaagaaacgaaaatgaaattataaatgacatAGAAATTGACGAAGTTATTCTAGACTCTGCAGAGGAAGATGACGTGTgtgttattgttaataatcagAAGTTTGACAATAccaaaaattcatcaaaaattaatgataagaaCTATtcagaagagaagaaagaggaggaagaacTTTGCGAATTAAACTATTACGATTTCAAAAGCGATTGCGCGAATGAGGATAATCAGCATGAAAAGCTGTTGGTTTTGCCAGACAGTGACTCGGATACTGAGGActatttgaaagatattaaacCGAGAATCGAGAGCGAAGGTTTCCCCATTCGAGAGGCTCTACATCTCACATTCGAGGAGacctttttccttctctttggTTTAGGTTGCCTTCAGGTTGTTCATTTTGATGGCAATCTATTGGACATTAATAACGCATGGTTATACTTTTGCAAGGAGAAACCagattttttacagaaatatgtggtttatcattattataggAGCAAAGGATGGGTGGTCAAGCCTGCCCTGAAATATGGCGGTgactttt tgctCTATAAAGAAGGACCTCCTTTCTTTCACGCATCTTATATTGTCATAGTCGAAGTAGCAAATGCGGACTCCTTAGTTATAGATTCTACTTTATCTACAAAATCCACATGGAACAGTTTGTTTGGATTGCAAAGGCTTTCCGAAACCGCTGCTAAG GAAATACTATTTGCTCAAGTTTTATGGCCATTATCGGTACCGCAGGATCTCAGTGCAACTAGCCCCGAAATACTCTCCGAATTTACAGTGAGAGAATTACTTTGGCGTCGATGGAATCCGAAGCAGCACCGTGAAGACGTCCCCACCGAAGATGAGGATTCATGTtga
- the LOC126854419 gene encoding NADPH:adrenodoxin oxidoreductase, mitochondrial — protein sequence MKCYLIRNCIRFLSTGQHILKVCIVGSGPAGFFAAQQILKKLDNVRIDILEKLPVPFGLARFGIAPDHPEVKNVTNRFHRIATNPHVQFLGNVNVGTDVTVDQLRDFYHAVLLTYGAPEDQLLNIPGENLNNMISGRRFIGWYNGLPSDKDLDINLDVEEVIVIGQGNVAMDITRILLTSVDKLKNTDITSFALERLSCSKVQKVSMVGRRGPLQAAFTIKELRELLKLEKCKKVWRPQDFTGVRDIVPTLSRPRKRLMELMLKSLEEPENDDIFFKFREVNLIFLRSPVEFHGYNELQSVRFAMNYLRGDKIEDQIAEATGEFETIPCGLALRSIGFRTIQIDSSIPFDTSKGRVVNTDGKVDGNLYSAGWAATGPVGVLLQTMTNAFQVANLVCKELASSTENKMGFDGVYNILNAKGIQIVSYEDWQKIDRVEQERGKKLGKKREKIVDIAEMLEIAKGAI from the exons aTGAAATGCTACCTTATTAGGAATTGCATTCGCTTCCTATCCACCGGACAGCACATACTGAAAGTATGCATTGTCGGTTCGGGTCCAGCAGGTTTTTTTGCAGCTCAACAGATATTGAAG AAATTAGACAATGTGAGAATCGATATATTGGAGAAACTACCTGTTCCCTTCGGCCTAGCGCGCTTCGGTATTGCTCCGGATCACCCTGAAGTGAAAAATGTTACGAATAGATTCCATAGAATCGCAACCAATCCACATGTTCAGTTTCTAGGCAATGTTAATGTTGGCACGGATGTTACCGTCGATCAATTACGTGACTTTTATCATGCTGTATTACTG acTTATGGCGCCCCAGAAGACCAATTGCTCAATATCCCTGGTGAAAACTTAAACAATATGATATCAGGTCGACGTTTCATTGGCTGGTATAATGGACTGCCAAGTGACAAAGACTTGGACATTAATTTAGATGTAGAGGAAGTGATTGTTATTGGTCAAGGCAATGTAGCTATGGATATCACAAGAATTCTTTTGACATCTGTCGACAAACTCAAG AACACCGATATCACATCGTTCGCTCTTGAACGTTTATCTTGTAGTAAAGTTCAAAAAGTCTCCATGGTTGGACGAAGAGGGCCTTTGCAAGCGGCATTCACAATCAAGGAACTGCGCGAGCTTCTTAAGTTGGAAAAGTGCAAGAAAGTTTGGCGACCACAAGATTTCACAGGCGTACGAGATATCGTGCCGACTTTATCCAGACCGCGAAAACGATTAATGGAACTTATGTTGAAGTCTTTAGAAGAACCTGAAAACGacgacatattttttaaatttagagagGTAAATCTGATCTTTTTGCGGAGTCCCGTCGAATTCCACGGTTACAATGAGTTGCAGAGCGTCAGATTCGCAATGAATTATCTGCGAGGAGATAAGATTGAAGATCAGATAGCTGAAGCGACCGGCGAATTCGAGACGATCCCATGTGGTTTGGCTCTGCGTAGCATCGGTTTTAGAACTATTCAAATAGATAGTTCTATTCCATTTGACACGAGCAAGGGACGCGTGGTGAATACGGACGGTAAGGTCGACGGGAATCTCTATAGCGCTGGATGGGCAGCCACCGGACCAGTCGGCGTTCTCCTACAAACTATGACGAATGCTTTTCAAGTCGCCAATTTGGTATGCAAAGAACTGGCATCCTCGACTGAGAATAAAATGGGTTTTGACGGTGTGTACAATATCTTGAATGCTAAGGGAATTCAGATCGTATCTTATGAAGACTGGCAAAAGATCGATCGTGTTGAACAAGAGCGTGGTAAAAAGCTGGGAAAGAAGCGGGAGAAGATTGTCGATATAGCAGAGATGCTTGAAATTGCGAAAGGagcaatctaa